Proteins found in one Helicobacter sp. NHP19-003 genomic segment:
- a CDS encoding NAD(P)/FAD-dependent oxidoreductase codes for MQKDAVVIGGGIVGLSCAYSLHKLGRKVTVIEKGDGSNGTSFGNAGLISAFKKSPLSCPGVVSDTLNLMLKGQAPLSVHWGLNAQLYKWLCKFIRSANAKSTARTMALFERYGWLSIDVYHEMLADGMDFWYKEDGLLMIYTLQENFDKKVKLCQDHYDPKTYEIFDAKKTLEHMPVAKEETIAGSVLLTENAHVDAREVMEHLQTYLKNAGVEFYYNEEVLDFEFSGNKINGIITTANRFQADAIILSTGANPQLVKKTGNDFLMMGAKGYSITFEMEEELKPKTSALFADIFLAMTPRRNTVRITSKLELNTLDPSITPAQIANMKKNFTTFTKPFVMRNPVEWSGFRPLTPNDIPYLGYDQKYKNLIHATGLGWLGITFGPAIGRVIANLTTEGANEKSADIMLFSAFFRD; via the coding sequence ATGCAAAAAGATGCCGTTGTCATCGGTGGGGGCATAGTCGGCCTTAGTTGTGCCTATTCCTTGCACAAGTTGGGCCGTAAGGTTACGGTGATTGAAAAGGGGGATGGGAGCAATGGGACTTCCTTTGGCAATGCCGGATTGATATCCGCCTTTAAAAAATCTCCGCTCTCTTGCCCGGGTGTGGTGAGCGATACGCTAAATCTCATGTTAAAGGGCCAAGCCCCTTTGAGTGTCCACTGGGGCTTAAACGCCCAGCTTTACAAATGGCTGTGTAAATTCATAAGAAGTGCAAACGCCAAATCCACCGCCCGCACGATGGCGCTTTTTGAACGCTATGGGTGGCTAAGCATCGATGTTTACCACGAAATGCTCGCCGATGGCATGGACTTTTGGTATAAGGAAGATGGATTGTTGATGATCTACACCTTGCAAGAAAACTTTGACAAAAAAGTTAAATTGTGCCAAGACCACTACGACCCTAAGACCTACGAAATCTTTGATGCAAAAAAGACCCTAGAGCACATGCCCGTGGCCAAAGAGGAAACCATCGCCGGTAGTGTGCTTTTGACCGAAAATGCCCATGTGGATGCACGGGAAGTGATGGAGCATTTGCAAACCTACCTCAAAAACGCAGGTGTGGAGTTCTACTACAATGAGGAAGTGTTGGACTTTGAGTTCAGCGGGAACAAAATCAATGGCATCATCACCACCGCCAACCGCTTCCAAGCCGATGCCATCATCTTATCCACCGGTGCCAACCCCCAACTCGTTAAAAAAACCGGTAACGACTTTTTGATGATGGGCGCAAAGGGCTATAGCATCACTTTTGAAATGGAGGAGGAGCTCAAACCCAAAACCTCTGCGCTCTTTGCCGACATTTTCTTGGCGATGACCCCTAGAAGAAACACTGTGCGCATCACTTCTAAGCTCGAGCTAAACACCCTTGATCCCAGCATCACACCCGCGCAGATCGCCAACATGAAGAAGAACTTCACCACCTTCACAAAACCCTTTGTGATGAGAAACCCTGTAGAGTGGAGTGGGTTTAGACCCCTAACGCCTAATGACATCCCCTACTTGGGTTATGACCAAAAATACAAAAACTTGATCCACGCCACAGGGCTGGGTTGGCTGGGAATCACCTTTGGCCCTGCCATCGGCCGTGTCATCGCTAATTTAACCACAGAGGGCGCAAACGAGAAAAGCGCAGACATCATGCTTTTCTCCGCCTTTTTCAGGGATTAA
- a CDS encoding alanine/glycine:cation symporter family protein, whose amino-acid sequence MGYLNSLLDLIKEWVWGLPLLILLVGTGLFYTVVLKGLQFSKTLYAFKVLCTRDKHSKGDISQFSSLMLSIGATVGIGNIVGVSVAIVSGGPGSIFWMWVTGIVGMATKYAEGVLSLKYREIGQFGYKGGPMYYIKNGLHMPKLAFFFAIFTLIASFGIGSMTQANAMSSILLHHASMPAWLSGLIISGITGIILMGGIQSISKFSDYFAPFMVLLYVLTTVYIVAMHPSATYNAFKLIVNSAFGPKEAISGTAGGVALLTIVQNGVSKGLFSNEAGMGSAAIVAAASKSAHPVKQALITMLQPLIITLVVCTSTALLVLMSPVHETFHDASLLTYESVRYFYPNGGWIVFASTIFFAYSTIVGWAYYGERSVEFTFGGDYIFYYRILYLIGVFVGSVTKLDFVWNFSDIANALMAIPNLIALLLLYKVVVAETKSYFNPQEEEVQHARKPTPTR is encoded by the coding sequence ATGGGTTATTTAAACTCTCTTTTAGACCTCATCAAAGAATGGGTTTGGGGCTTGCCCCTGCTCATCTTGCTTGTGGGCACGGGTTTATTCTACACCGTGGTGCTCAAGGGTTTACAATTTTCTAAAACTCTCTATGCCTTCAAGGTGCTTTGCACCCGCGACAAACACTCTAAGGGCGATATCTCCCAATTCTCTAGTTTAATGCTCTCCATCGGGGCGACTGTGGGCATCGGCAACATTGTCGGCGTTTCTGTGGCGATCGTATCTGGGGGGCCTGGGAGTATTTTTTGGATGTGGGTGACGGGCATTGTGGGCATGGCGACCAAGTACGCCGAAGGGGTGCTGTCTTTAAAATACAGAGAAATCGGGCAGTTTGGCTACAAAGGTGGCCCGATGTATTACATTAAAAATGGCTTGCACATGCCAAAGCTCGCCTTTTTCTTTGCCATTTTCACCTTGATCGCCTCTTTTGGCATCGGCAGCATGACCCAAGCCAACGCCATGTCCTCGATTCTCTTGCACCACGCCTCCATGCCTGCATGGCTTTCAGGACTCATCATCTCAGGCATCACGGGGATCATTTTAATGGGCGGTATCCAATCCATTAGTAAATTTAGCGACTACTTCGCCCCCTTTATGGTACTTTTGTATGTGCTCACCACAGTTTACATTGTGGCAATGCACCCCAGCGCGACTTACAATGCCTTTAAACTCATTGTAAATAGTGCCTTTGGCCCCAAAGAGGCGATCAGTGGTACAGCGGGGGGCGTGGCACTTTTGACGATCGTGCAAAACGGGGTGTCTAAGGGGCTCTTTTCTAACGAAGCGGGTATGGGCTCTGCGGCCATCGTGGCCGCCGCCTCTAAGAGCGCGCACCCTGTCAAGCAAGCCCTCATCACCATGCTCCAACCCCTCATCATCACCCTAGTGGTGTGCACCTCCACCGCCCTTTTGGTGTTGATGTCGCCCGTGCATGAAACCTTCCACGATGCAAGCCTGCTCACTTATGAGAGTGTGCGCTACTTTTACCCTAATGGGGGCTGGATTGTGTTCGCCTCCACGATCTTCTTTGCCTACTCTACCATAGTGGGTTGGGCTTACTATGGGGAGCGCAGCGTTGAGTTCACCTTTGGTGGGGATTATATTTTCTACTACCGCATTTTATATTTGATCGGGGTTTTTGTGGGCTCTGTTACCAAGTTGGACTTTGTGTGGAACTTCTCCGATATCGCCAATGCTTTAATGGCGATCCCCAACCTCATCGCCCTTTTATTGCTCTATAAAGTTGTTGTGGCAGAAACTAAATCTTACTTTAATCCACAAGAAGAAGAAGTCCAACATGCAAGAAAGCCTACCCCCACGCGCTAG
- the alr gene encoding alanine racemase, with product MQESLPPRASFVEVNAAALAHNFSVIRKVCQMPLMAVVKANAYGAGVLGASRVFVKQGAIYLGVATLDEALELRTEFKDIPILILGYTPDHMAKTLVEQKITQTIFSLKQAEHFSQVALSLKQKLKVHVKVDTGMSRLGFLPTKENAYEVVKIAKLKGLEVEGIFTHHSNADAMFKNYALEQAIRFLDFLAKLKNLGLEFKYRHMANSAAALSMDNYGLDLARAGLALYGLHPSIYTQDALNKKGFELQHAITLKAQIVSLKTIEAGQLVGYGEGYYCLEPTRVGVLPLGYGDGISKVLGNKAWGLLHGQKVPIIGGVCMDQCFIDVGKIEAQEGDEVILLGDPQSGAMGAGDVSKILGIINYEAITMLTRRLPRIYTHTS from the coding sequence ATGCAAGAAAGCCTACCCCCACGCGCTAGTTTCGTAGAGGTCAACGCCGCTGCTCTGGCGCACAATTTTTCAGTCATTAGAAAAGTGTGCCAAATGCCTTTGATGGCAGTGGTGAAAGCGAACGCCTATGGGGCGGGGGTGCTCGGGGCTAGCCGGGTGTTTGTCAAACAGGGCGCGATCTATCTAGGCGTGGCGACCCTAGATGAAGCTTTAGAATTGCGCACGGAGTTTAAAGACATTCCCATTTTGATTCTAGGCTACACCCCCGATCACATGGCAAAGACTTTAGTGGAACAAAAGATCACCCAAACCATTTTTTCGCTCAAACAGGCCGAGCATTTTTCACAAGTGGCCCTGTCTTTAAAGCAAAAGCTCAAGGTGCATGTTAAGGTAGATACGGGCATGAGCCGCCTAGGCTTTTTACCCACTAAAGAAAACGCCTATGAGGTGGTGAAAATTGCCAAGCTCAAGGGGCTGGAAGTGGAGGGGATTTTCACCCACCACAGCAATGCCGATGCCATGTTTAAAAACTATGCTCTAGAACAAGCCATACGCTTTTTGGACTTTTTAGCTAAACTGAAAAATTTAGGATTAGAGTTTAAATACCGCCACATGGCAAACAGCGCAGCGGCTCTATCTATGGATAATTATGGGCTAGACTTAGCCCGCGCGGGGCTCGCACTCTATGGCTTACACCCCTCAATCTACACGCAGGATGCGCTCAATAAAAAGGGTTTTGAGTTGCAGCACGCCATCACGCTCAAAGCCCAGATTGTGAGTTTAAAGACCATTGAGGCAGGGCAGTTGGTGGGCTATGGGGAGGGGTATTATTGTTTAGAACCTACAAGAGTGGGGGTTTTGCCCTTAGGCTATGGGGATGGAATTTCTAAAGTTTTGGGCAATAAGGCGTGGGGGCTCTTGCACGGGCAGAAAGTCCCCATCATCGGGGGGGTGTGCATGGATCAATGTTTTATTGATGTGGGTAAAATTGAGGCACAGGAGGGCGATGAAGTCATCTTGCTTGGCGACCCACAAAGTGGGGCAATGGGAGCGGGTGATGTTTCTAAGATTTTAGGCATCATCAATTACGAGGCGATCACCATGCTCACCCGCCGTCTGCCAAGGATTTACACCCACACTTCTTAG
- a CDS encoding outer membrane protein yields MSAEKNGAFVEGGFQYSNVTGENNYSQPTITQTQDGYTYTNEGFSQPGKTTGNLYGADIQVGYKQLFGKKKRFGLRYYGFFSGQGGSYVTDISAVPSQFISGNVITGKAANLFYGAGVDAIYNFCSTMNTEYSDLAKVDKVYGKTNFSPTFVQFIINIGFRTNFSAHQGFEVGVRIPTINDPYYTEKDTLANGGGKTTITFRRTVAIYANYVYNF; encoded by the coding sequence TTGAGTGCCGAAAAGAATGGGGCATTTGTAGAGGGGGGGTTTCAGTACTCTAATGTAACCGGTGAAAACAACTACAGCCAACCTACAATAACCCAAACTCAGGATGGTTATACTTATACTAATGAAGGCTTCAGCCAACCGGGCAAAACTACAGGCAATCTTTATGGCGCAGATATTCAGGTGGGTTATAAGCAATTATTTGGCAAGAAAAAACGCTTTGGTTTGCGCTACTATGGCTTTTTTAGCGGACAAGGTGGGAGTTATGTTACAGACATCAGCGCTGTCCCTTCGCAATTCATATCAGGAAATGTCATCACAGGCAAAGCCGCTAACTTGTTTTATGGCGCGGGCGTTGATGCGATCTATAATTTTTGTAGCACCATGAATACCGAATATTCAGACTTGGCAAAAGTGGATAAAGTGTATGGTAAAACAAACTTTAGCCCCACTTTTGTGCAATTCATCATCAACATCGGCTTTAGAACCAATTTCAGCGCACATCAGGGCTTTGAAGTGGGCGTGCGCATCCCCACCATTAACGATCCCTACTACACAGAAAAAGATACCCTAGCAAATGGTGGTGGTAAAACCACCATCACCTTTAGGCGCACAGTGGCGATTTATGCCAACTATGTTTATAACTTCTAA
- the ppsA gene encoding pyruvate, water dikinase: MRYIRFYKELNNKDVPLVGGKNASIGEMFQELVPNGIKVPNGFAITSEAYWYLLEQGGIKEQIISLLEGVDATELDVLKMRSKQIRELIFGTPFPADLRDEILRAYKILSDEYGMREADVAVRSSATAEDLPDASFAGQQDTYLNVKGKTELIHYIKACLASLFTDRAISYRASRDFDHLKVALSVGVQKMVRADKGSAGVMFSIDTETGFKDAVFITSSWGLGESVVGGLVNPDEFYIFKPTLKAGKQPIIKRQLGDKTQKIVYASRGSESPTKSIPTTPKEQNSFSLSDADLLSLARYAMLIEEHYSQEAGQYRPMDIEWAKDGDSGEIFIVQARPETVQSQSLKQSARMYEKYYFKSTEGREVLLTGRAIGSKIGVGKVRVINSLDHMNIFKEGEILVTDNTDPDWEPIMKKASAVVTNRGGRTCHAAIVAREIGVPTIVGALGATELLYTGMEITISCAEGEVGYIYAGAHPFETERIALDNLQEPKTKIYLNIGNPEKAFKFSQLPNHGVGLARMELIMLNQIKVHPLALVDMQHNKPIENQDRVEALIAGYESPKDFFVKKIAEGMGMISAAFYPKPVIVRTSDFKSNEYARMLGGSVYEPHEENPMLGYRGASRYYSELYKEAFNWECEALSMVREQMGLNNMKIMIPFLRTIEEGKKVLEILRKNGLESGKNGLELYVMCELPINVILADDFLSLFDGFSIGSNDLTQLTLGVDRDGQLVSHVFDERNPAMLEMFRRAIAACKRHGKYCGICGQAPSDYIEVAEFLVKEGINSLSLNPDSVIATWSKIAQLENQS; encoded by the coding sequence GTGCGCTATATTCGGTTTTACAAAGAATTGAACAATAAAGATGTGCCTTTAGTGGGGGGCAAGAACGCCAGCATTGGGGAGATGTTTCAGGAGTTGGTGCCCAATGGGATTAAAGTGCCTAATGGCTTTGCAATCACCAGCGAAGCGTATTGGTATCTCCTGGAGCAGGGGGGGATTAAAGAGCAAATCATCAGCTTGTTGGAGGGTGTGGACGCTACAGAGTTAGATGTGCTTAAAATGCGCTCTAAACAAATCCGAGAGCTCATCTTTGGCACGCCCTTTCCTGCTGACTTGCGCGATGAGATTTTACGGGCCTATAAAATACTCAGTGATGAATATGGTATGCGGGAGGCGGATGTGGCGGTGCGCTCTTCAGCCACTGCTGAGGACTTGCCCGATGCCTCCTTTGCGGGGCAACAAGACACCTATCTAAATGTCAAGGGTAAAACTGAGCTCATCCACTACATTAAAGCTTGTTTGGCTTCGCTCTTTACAGACAGGGCGATCAGTTATCGGGCTTCTAGGGATTTTGACCACCTTAAAGTCGCCTTGAGCGTGGGGGTGCAGAAAATGGTGAGGGCGGACAAGGGCAGTGCGGGGGTGATGTTCTCCATTGACACTGAAACGGGTTTTAAGGATGCGGTTTTCATCACTTCCAGCTGGGGCTTGGGGGAGAGTGTGGTTGGGGGGCTAGTCAACCCCGATGAGTTTTATATCTTCAAACCCACACTCAAAGCGGGCAAACAGCCCATCATCAAACGCCAGCTAGGCGATAAGACTCAAAAAATCGTGTACGCCAGCCGGGGCAGTGAAAGCCCCACTAAAAGCATCCCCACCACCCCTAAAGAGCAAAACAGCTTTTCTTTGAGCGATGCCGATTTGCTCAGCCTTGCCCGCTATGCTATGCTCATTGAGGAGCACTACAGCCAAGAGGCCGGACAATACCGCCCGATGGATATTGAGTGGGCAAAAGATGGGGACAGCGGGGAGATTTTCATCGTGCAGGCGCGCCCTGAAACCGTGCAAAGCCAAAGCTTGAAGCAAAGCGCACGGATGTATGAAAAATACTATTTTAAAAGCACAGAGGGGCGAGAGGTCTTGCTCACGGGACGGGCGATCGGCAGCAAAATCGGCGTGGGGAAAGTGCGTGTCATCAACAGCCTAGATCACATGAATATTTTTAAAGAGGGCGAGATTTTAGTTACAGACAACACCGACCCCGACTGGGAGCCCATCATGAAAAAGGCGAGCGCGGTTGTAACAAATAGAGGCGGGCGCACCTGCCACGCTGCCATTGTAGCACGAGAAATCGGCGTGCCCACGATTGTGGGGGCTCTAGGGGCGACCGAACTCCTCTACACCGGCATGGAGATCACCATTTCTTGCGCTGAAGGCGAGGTGGGCTATATTTACGCGGGCGCACACCCCTTTGAGACCGAGCGCATCGCTTTAGACAATTTACAAGAACCCAAGACCAAAATCTACCTCAATATTGGCAACCCTGAAAAGGCGTTTAAGTTTTCGCAACTGCCTAATCACGGCGTGGGGCTGGCGCGCATGGAGCTCATCATGCTCAATCAAATTAAGGTGCACCCCTTGGCTCTAGTGGACATGCAACACAACAAACCCATAGAAAACCAGGACCGGGTGGAGGCGCTCATCGCCGGCTATGAAAGCCCTAAAGATTTTTTTGTTAAGAAAATCGCCGAGGGGATGGGCATGATCTCTGCGGCCTTTTACCCTAAACCAGTGATTGTACGCACCAGCGATTTTAAATCTAATGAATATGCAAGGATGCTTGGTGGGAGTGTGTACGAGCCACATGAAGAAAACCCCATGCTAGGCTATCGGGGGGCGAGCCGTTACTACTCGGAACTGTATAAAGAGGCGTTTAATTGGGAGTGTGAGGCGTTGTCCATGGTGCGCGAGCAAATGGGCTTGAACAACATGAAAATCATGATCCCCTTTTTACGCACCATTGAGGAGGGTAAAAAGGTTTTGGAGATTTTGCGTAAAAACGGGCTAGAGTCGGGTAAAAACGGGCTAGAGTTGTATGTCATGTGTGAGTTGCCCATCAATGTGATCTTGGCCGATGATTTTTTGAGCTTGTTTGATGGCTTTTCCATTGGCTCAAACGATCTCACCCAGCTCACTTTGGGCGTGGACAGAGATGGGCAGTTGGTCAGCCATGTCTTTGATGAGCGCAACCCGGCGATGTTGGAGATGTTTAGGCGCGCCATTGCAGCGTGCAAAAGGCATGGCAAGTATTGCGGGATTTGCGGGCAAGCTCCTAGCGACTATATAGAGGTTGCCGAGTTTTTGGTGAAAGAGGGCATCAACTCCCTATCTCTCAATCCCGACTCGGTGATCGCCACTTGGAGCAAGATCGCACAATTAGAAAATCAATCATAG
- a CDS encoding RecB-like helicase, giving the protein METQSAHTHTWLALRASAGSGKTFALTLRYAALLFEGAQPANILTLTFTKKAAAEMRERIHKTLALLKTASLVYQKDPTYTPEPKTQEILEVLQRDYNLSLARLASAPKIYADFLQEDPPIITIDAFFQQVLRKFSYFVGVVSAFEVGESSLEEQLNAFLSRLKSQDLNRFKRLCLLLLTPGRSSVAHALKGFLELHDGGVDFTPPSAPNVNFKQLEQEIFNEYGISKFKWRKEPVKDFGEILVALKNKGAQKDLGTNPKIKTLLVDYFCLREAAVLNEFAYFLGLYRKHSHNPSKLSFAAITLKVNQLLRENLIDRDFFYFRLDSQIMHILIDEFQDTNPLQFGILKPLVDEIKAGKGQKWGDRSVFFVGDSKQSIYGFRGSKSALFERVCSEIPSQSLEHNHRSTGVVLDFVNAAFAPKIAGYTPQKLPEKRTDLATKGYVRVQSVQITGLENGAKTEAMLTGVLNAIKELLNSGVVAQEIAILCFKNDDVNDLKEFLTPHLKGVEIVSATDLSLLAQKEVKALRHALLHAICPPEQQSYHLANVAKLCGSPLNISPKLPPLNPNLSTHILNLMQTLELFSPSACHFLEHSLEFNDPKEFLEDLEQKNIQIAQSEVVGLKIMTVHKSKGMEFGNVILMDRLSQRAANDTQQFLEYNQRIFYKQSHRKHVDPIYNQALEASDEAHREEDINVLYVACTRAQQSLMILQKDKESAFGPLGLLECVRGQLPKSAPKEPVNTPKPTGTALLNSQKSFGEQKDKTQESKKDLEGNRPARLFGLGLHKALELFYGYGVDLHSVREYLNHNYSFENISAQALLKRLELLEQDKDFKALLKGQIVAEMGFKCHQDFLRMDMVVFDKEGLTILDYKSGQGDIQAHQRQVEGYLQKVQALYPQQNTHAFLVYVLKTHVELQRQG; this is encoded by the coding sequence ATGGAAACGCAATCAGCACACACACACACTTGGCTGGCTTTAAGGGCATCTGCGGGCAGTGGCAAGACCTTTGCGCTCACTTTGCGCTACGCCGCCTTGCTCTTTGAGGGGGCACAGCCGGCAAATATTCTAACCTTGACCTTCACCAAAAAGGCCGCCGCTGAAATGCGCGAGCGCATCCACAAGACCCTAGCCCTTTTAAAGACCGCCAGCCTTGTCTACCAGAAAGATCCCACCTACACCCCCGAACCCAAAACCCAAGAAATCCTAGAGGTCTTGCAAAGGGATTACAATTTATCCCTAGCTCGCTTAGCCAGTGCCCCCAAAATCTACGCCGACTTTTTACAAGAAGACCCCCCTATTATCACGATCGATGCTTTTTTTCAACAAGTCTTGAGAAAATTCAGTTACTTCGTGGGTGTGGTGTCGGCTTTTGAAGTGGGCGAGTCTTCCCTAGAAGAGCAACTCAACGCTTTTTTAAGCCGCCTAAAATCCCAAGACCTCAATAGATTTAAACGCCTTTGTCTATTATTGCTCACACCGGGGCGCTCCAGTGTTGCCCATGCACTTAAAGGCTTTTTAGAATTGCACGATGGCGGCGTGGACTTTACCCCCCCCAGTGCCCCAAATGTCAACTTTAAACAACTAGAGCAAGAAATTTTTAATGAGTATGGCATTTCAAAATTTAAATGGAGAAAAGAGCCCGTTAAAGACTTTGGAGAGATTTTAGTGGCGTTAAAAAACAAGGGTGCGCAAAAGGATTTGGGCACCAACCCTAAGATCAAAACCTTGCTTGTGGATTATTTTTGCTTGCGTGAAGCGGCGGTTTTAAATGAATTTGCTTATTTTTTAGGGCTTTACAGAAAACACAGCCACAACCCGAGCAAATTGAGTTTTGCCGCCATCACGCTCAAGGTCAACCAACTTTTACGAGAAAACCTAATCGATCGGGACTTCTTTTATTTCCGCTTAGACAGCCAAATCATGCACATTTTGATAGACGAGTTTCAAGACACCAACCCCTTGCAATTTGGCATTTTAAAGCCCTTGGTAGATGAGATCAAGGCGGGCAAAGGACAAAAATGGGGGGATCGCAGTGTGTTTTTTGTGGGCGACTCTAAACAGAGCATTTATGGTTTTAGGGGGAGCAAAAGTGCGCTTTTTGAAAGGGTTTGTAGCGAGATACCCAGCCAGTCTTTAGAGCATAATCACCGCAGCACGGGTGTGGTGCTAGACTTTGTGAACGCCGCTTTTGCGCCCAAGATTGCGGGCTACACCCCCCAAAAACTCCCCGAAAAACGCACAGACTTAGCCACAAAGGGCTATGTACGGGTGCAAAGTGTCCAAATAACGGGTTTAGAAAACGGGGCAAAAACGGAAGCGATGTTAACGGGGGTTTTAAACGCCATAAAAGAGCTGTTAAACAGCGGGGTGGTGGCGCAGGAGATTGCGATTCTGTGCTTTAAAAATGACGATGTGAACGACTTAAAAGAATTTTTAACCCCCCACTTAAAGGGCGTGGAGATTGTGAGCGCGACCGATTTAAGCCTTTTGGCGCAAAAAGAAGTCAAAGCCTTGCGCCACGCTTTGCTCCACGCCATTTGTCCACCCGAGCAACAAAGCTACCACCTAGCCAATGTGGCGAAGTTGTGCGGCTCGCCTTTAAACATCTCCCCTAAACTCCCTCCCCTAAACCCTAATTTAAGCACCCACATCTTAAATCTCATGCAAACTTTGGAGCTGTTTAGCCCCAGCGCGTGCCACTTCTTAGAACACTCTTTGGAGTTTAACGACCCCAAAGAGTTTTTAGAGGATTTGGAGCAGAAAAATATCCAAATCGCCCAAAGTGAGGTGGTGGGGCTAAAGATCATGACCGTCCACAAGTCTAAGGGTATGGAGTTTGGAAATGTCATTTTGATGGACCGCTTGAGTCAAAGGGCGGCGAACGATACACAACAATTTTTAGAGTACAACCAGCGTATTTTTTACAAACAGAGCCACAGAAAACATGTAGACCCCATCTACAACCAAGCCTTAGAAGCGAGCGATGAAGCCCACAGAGAAGAAGACATCAATGTTTTGTATGTGGCGTGCACCCGTGCACAACAAAGTTTAATGATTTTACAAAAGGACAAAGAAAGTGCCTTTGGGCCTCTGGGGCTTTTGGAGTGTGTAAGGGGGCAATTACCTAAGAGCGCGCCCAAAGAGCCTGTCAACACGCCCAAACCTACAGGCACTGCACTTTTAAACAGCCAAAAATCCTTTGGAGAACAAAAAGACAAAACCCAAGAATCGAAAAAAGATCTGGAGGGCAACCGCCCGGCTCGGCTCTTTGGGCTGGGGTTGCACAAAGCTTTAGAGTTGTTTTATGGTTATGGCGTGGATTTACACAGCGTTAGAGAGTATTTAAACCACAATTACAGCTTTGAAAACATCTCTGCTCAAGCCCTGTTAAAACGCCTAGAACTCTTGGAACAGGACAAGGACTTTAAAGCCTTGCTCAAGGGGCAAATTGTGGCTGAAATGGGCTTCAAGTGCCATCAAGATTTTTTACGCATGGACATGGTCGTTTTTGACAAAGAGGGCCTAACCATCCTAGATTATAAAAGCGGCCAGGGGGATATTCAGGCACACCAAAGACAAGTTGAGGGGTATTTACAAAAGGTGCAAGCCCTTTATCCGCAGCAAAACACCCACGCTTTCTTGGTGTATGTGCTCAAAACGCATGTGGAGTTGCAACGACAAGGGTAG